The window CGCACCGGCGCGACTTACCGATAGCGCGGCTGTTGCGACGCGGCAGAGACGCAGAGCGACGTCGAGACTCATCCTCCACTCTCAGCAGGTTCCAGGTAAATACAGGAAATCTCTACCggcggtgttttttttcttctgcttgtCCTACGGCTCAGCCCTGGTGGTCACATGACCCGGATATTGGTCAGCTGATCAAGACGGTCGCGGTGTTTCGTCTCGTATATTGCGTTCAAATGTTTAATATGAACATGCAACTCAAATATTTAACACGTTGTACTAAAAATTGTAACTAAAAACTGCtgctcaaaaaaacaacaaaaaaaatatattttaagggACAATCAAAAAATTGCCTACAGTATTCGCGCTTGTAAGATGCTGAGACCTCGGACAAAACGCAAAACGACAGAGATTGCACTTTCTACACGCTCCCTTACCTCGGGCTGCAGAAGAGCGCCTGACAAGGCACCACAGCGGCGGCGTTTTCGGCTTTTGTACGGCGATTGATTCTTACGCCATGACGGTGAGTATTTGTAAGGATCGTGTTTACCATTCCCTACATAAAATGCCTCCGGTCCAGCTCGGGGTCGCAGTGCTCACAGCTAACTAACCCAGTTAACCAGAGGTTGAATGGCAGCGTCGCTGGCTAGGCTAGGCTAACCTAcgttgaaacttttttttctttaaatctgTCTCGACTGCAGAAACACGAATTTTTTGTCGACATGACGTGCGAAGGCTGTTCTGGAGCAGTCACTCGTGTTTTAACGAAGTTGGGTAAGTGATCTGATTTAAACGTGGCCAATTTCACATTAAGCAGCAGTCAGTGGGGAAAACTGGCAAGTTAGAACCAGCTTAGAAAATTGTtctaaattatttattgcaatCATGGTCGAAAACAACAACGTACAGACCACAAAGTATCGCTGTTAAACGTTCGATCATTGTTAGTAGATGTTTAAGAATGTATTGCCAATCTGAACATCAATGTTTTCAATGTTTTGCAGACGTGAAATTTGACATCGACCTTCCCAATAAGAAGGTGTTCATTGACAGTGACAAAGACAAGGACGTTTTGCTGGAAACACTGAAAAAGACCGGCAAGACTGTCACCTATATTGGTCCAAAATGAAGATGTTCTCACACCGATGTGCCCTGGCAGTTCTTCAAGGGTGTTGTGTTCTTaatttgccataaaaaaaagtccattccTGCTTTAATTGCAAAGAGTAACAAACATTCGGATGAAAATGATCTGGACCATGCATTTTCCTGCGTTCCGCTTGGTGGAACAGGTAGAATCTGATGTTTTCACGTGTAGTTGGTCTTTCATTACTGCTGATGTGAAGAAATAAGTCGAAAATGCCACTGCCAGAAGTGCAAAAAACTTATATATTCTGAAATGAATATGAGCATTGCAAAATGATTGTTTCAGAAATGTTGTCTACGTTTTGCAAGACGGAGCAACGTCTTGAAATACGAACAAAACAATCCAGCCACaggctcgttttttttttttttcctttcaataCCAACCACAATAGaaagagaataaaagaaaaaaaaatacacctgACAAGGAGCTTCTGGGTGTCTGCTCTGTGTATTGGTAGATTTGAAAGTGCGACAGGAAAAGGAACTGCCAGAGGGTGGCGCTGTGTCCTTTATAGAAAATGTGTGCTTTGTAAATAACTGCACATCATAGGCATGCAGGACTTATCGTGCAGCCGTACGTAGATACTCTGGCTGCTTGATTGCACTCTCAGTCTCAAGTAATTAATAAATCAAGAGGTGGATAAATTTGAAAAATTTCTACTGTCACAAACAGTAAAGTTGGTGACCGTAGTGCTGTTA of the Denticeps clupeoides chromosome 18, fDenClu1.1, whole genome shotgun sequence genome contains:
- the atox1 gene encoding copper transport protein ATOX1, producing the protein MTKHEFFVDMTCEGCSGAVTRVLTKLDVKFDIDLPNKKVFIDSDKDKDVLLETLKKTGKTVTYIGPK